gaaaaaaggctgTACAACCTTTAAAAAAGGAATTAAcgtatatatcaaacataacattgacaatatatcaaaaataaaataaaataaaatcccaatatacaagctccacttagtccttaaccatgggtaaaagggaaagaacaaagtggtaaacaaaaataattccaCTGCTTACCCTACTCTAACATACTTGTTTGCATTCACCAGATCAATATTAATGCCAGGACAGTTCGctgaaaggtttgtgtgtgtagcggtGAGGTGCAGTGAAGTGTAGCTTGTGTGTAAATAAAGCCTTGGGCTCTTCCTCGGCCTgggcttgtttgttttgatggttGAGTTCCCAACATGCTTTGGGTGGGACAAGGTTAAGGGCCCCCGGCACCGGTCCCCACCCTATCACACCTGACTGAACCgtccccaccctcacacacctgaCTGAACTCGTCCGGTGTTGAGTACAGTGTAgttatgagagagaaaaaaatggggTATTCCTGGATTATCTTCTAAGTTTTAAAGTATGAAATTTGTATTCAAAAgtattaaaaaatatatgtataacaGAAAAATGGCTTTGATCATTGGTATAACAGAAATCTCAAGACAATCACAATATAACAAAAACAGTTTTGAGCTACAACTcattcctcttctccctctcccctcttttccctttcccctcttctccctctcccctcttctccctctccccctatTCTACCTCTCCCCTGGCCCTGCTCTCACTCCCACCCCAACGccaaggaggaagagggggatgaaggTGCGGAAGTCGGCTGGAGGAAGCTGGAAGACGTTCTTTGCCATCGGAAAACCAGCTGGGTCAGGGCGCCGCAAGCCCATGAGGATCAGCTCCCTGTTCCAGCCGGCCACCTCTCACGCTGGTACAAACACGTGTTCTATCTTATTCTCACGGTGGTAAAACACATGATCTATCTTATTCTCACGCTGGTACAAACACATCTGCAATCTTATTCTCTTGTTACAGCAGCAACGCTGGCCAAGGCTCTCTGTAGAAAGACAAGTTAGTCtcattacagaaaaaaaaagaaaatgcttaaTTTATACATTTCTTTTCTCACTGGGTCGTTTGAGGCTTTTGCCACAATTCAACCGATTCAACACGCGGCACTCATTTAGCCGTAGATGAAGTTTTCATACCTTAGTAGTTTATTCCTCTTTTGTCACAGACTGGGTGTTTGCTCTCAAACTGCAGGGAGAGATCACAACAAACAAGAAtttcatttctttgtgtgttctctgtgtgatgTGCATATGCCAGTCACGCACTACCAAGCCAGGGACTGTGGAGAGACCGATGTTAAAGTCTTGTTCACCGGACAGGCCGTCTGTCTTACTGCTGCTGTTCTCTTTCCCAGGGGTCCGTGTGGATAGTGTGACGCTGCGCTCAGCCAAGAGTGAGGAGTCCCTGTCATCCCAGCACAGTGGCGCAGGTAAGATGGCACCCAGATATTATTACCTATAAACCATGGACTTCTGTTGGTAACTTAAGCTCAGCTTGCACCGGACACAGTTTGGACCATCTTGATACCCACATTTATCCCAGATAGAAGCTGTCTTGAGCTCATTGGGAGACAGACGGGAGGTTAAGTGCAAGTGTTGGGGAATTTCCcgtgattttagtttttttatctTCCACACTTGCTGCCTCTCTTTATTCCTTTTCTGTCATTTTTCTCTTTCCGTCTCCCTTCCTTTTctatccctcccctctccattatgtatttttctctctctccctcccgctgcACATCTCCCACCCTTATTGTGTTCTTCCCCCTCTgtttgcccctctctccctcctgcccacCCTTATTGTGTTCTTCCCCCTCTGTTACCCCCtcgttcccccctctctcaggtcCAGGTAAGCTGCAGCGTTTGCGGCGTCCTCGCTCCAGCAGTGACGGACTCTCTCTGGCCGCCTCCTTGGACCCTCAGCTGCTCCCCCAGCGGCCTCCCTCCCGCCTGCCCAGCAGCCGCTCTTACGACAGCCTCCTGCCCGAGGAGCGCCGCCGCGTcgcagagcaggaggaggaggaggaagaggacgaagacgatggagaggaggaggatgaggatgccGTCTACATGCTGCCTGACTTCTCACAGGACCCGGCCGCCGCCTGGATGGCCGAGGACGTCATCGACTTCAGCCCCACCTTCCTGGAGGACGGACCGGTGGGGTTAGGGGGCGGGGCCTCTGCcgtgggtggagggagagagtccCCGCCTgcggccacgccccctccctaCCGCTGCCTTAGCCACCAGGGCCACTCCCACTCCAGCAGCCAGCGCTCCGTCACCGAGGACCCGGACTCCGTCCTCAACCAGTCGGAGGCCGGCCCCCGCAGGAGCTTGATCCTGGCGGCGACGGCTCCTCAGACACAGGTGTACTGCCAGCACAGGCCctctgccgccgccgccggccCCACGCACTTAGCCGAGCCTGGCGGGAGCCCCTCCCACAGCCAGACCCCCTCTGCTGCAGGCTCAGCCCCCACtgccccgccccctcaggagagGCGCTCCTTTACCAGGAAGATGGTGCACGCCCTCTCGCCCAAAGCCCCCAAATCCCCCCCGCTGGACATCTCAGACCCCATCGCCATCAGCGTGCCTGCTAAGGTGAGAGGGGCATGGCTGTACAACAGAAGCCTCCTCATTTCTGCCGTTTCTGTAATTCATTTATCATTGAACTGTACATTACTGGTACATATTACATTtaccattacattacattgcctTGTTGTATCATTACATTGTTATATACAATATTTAACAGTCGTTATATTTTGTATTAGTTTAACAATAATTAAGGAGCTTCCATTGATGCAAATGGTCGCCAGCACAAGGCTGGTCTGTGCTTTTTGCTGTGTGTATTCATCTTGCTGCTATCTAATCCACAGGTCCTGGAGATGATTGGCGGCCGCGCTGGCGAACTGCAGCCCGTCGCGCAGGGAGGCGGGCCCTCCCAGCCACCCCAGATGATCTCCATGCTGCTGAGGTCATGTGACTTCCAGCTGACTGAGAGCTGCCAGCAGGAGATCAGCAGCAAGCTGGGTCATGAGGCCAAGATCAAGGGCCCAAGTGAGAAAACTAAGATGGAGAACCCGTTCAACAGTGGCCCAGTAGCTCATATATGGTTATAGTCCATTTTAGGAACAGGCTGAGAGAGAACTTGCAGTATTAtacaatttttatttttataaaacaaaTGCTTGATTGACTAAATGAAAGGTTGTTCAGTGAATGAttgttatttagttttgtattgTGTGCATGACATTCAGATCACTTTAGCATTTAGCGGCTAGTTTGTGTCCCATTTTTCTCAGTTAATGAAATATGAACTTATCCCAAATGTTTCCCGTCTACTCTGTCTTGTCTTAGGTATTATGGGTCCCACTGGGGTACCCCTACCCACTCAGCAGCCCCCTCCGCCACCACCCAAAAACCCTGCCCGCCTCATGGCCCTCGCTCTGACGGAGAGCGCCAACAAAGCCCTGCGCCACGGGGCTTCACCCCCCTACCGCCCCCCGCAGCCCAAAACCCCCTCCGACACGGCCGACCCGCGCTTCCAAAGGTCGCTGTCGGCGGACGCGAGTGAACTGCTCTCCTCGGACCCCAACCAGCTGTACTCCACAGTGCGCcccctgtctgtgtggatgtccGAGGGAGACGGCACGAGCGCCGCTGAGCAGGCTGGTGAAGCAGACCAGGAGCAGGAGCCACGGTCTCCcccaggacaggtgtgtgtgtgtgtgtgtgtgtgtgtgtgtgtgtgtgtggaaagccATGATGAAAAGTAAATGAAGATTTGAATATATTGGAACGATAACTTCCTCTGAACTGTTTGTGTCATTCCTTCTGTTGTCCCCCTAATGTCTGCGTGTCTTTGTCTGACAGGACACTGGAACTCTCTCCTCCACTACTTCGGTGTCCGACTCGGGGGCGTCCAACTCTGAGCTGTCAGCCGGGAGCTCCTCGGGAGACGGAGACCAGACTCCCAGCCCCATCTACAAGAACCAGCAGCTGTCACCCCCGGCCCATGCGGCGGGTCCCCCTCCTTCCAAACCCAgcccctcctctgcctcctcctccgacGCCCCACCTCAGAGGAAACCCCCTGCGTACTCCCGCCAGTTCTCTGCcccccacctccagcagcagaaATCACCTGCTCCTGGGGGACTTTCCAAGCCCATCACCCCCCAGCCTCCCAACCCGACTCACTCCCACCTGCTGCACTCGCGCTCAGAGAGCTCCCCCTTGGCCCAGGTCCGTGCCTTCCAGCCCACTCGCCCCAAACTGCCCCCCAAGCCCCAGGATCTGGCTCCACAGCGGGGGCAACTCGCCAGGCCCGACCGGCAGGACTACTCCCGTCGCTCCCTGGATGCGGGCCGCGTCCGGCGCATGCTGAGCCAGCCGCAGGGCACCCCGCCAGGCCTGTCCCGGGCCTTTTCCGAACGGGTCGCCGGTACTTCTGACCTGCTTGCCCGCTACCATGCGGCCAGAACAGCTGGAcaaccccttccccctcccccgccacctcagcagcagcagcagcagccacctcCTGCTTACATTCGACCGGTACCCTCATCCTCTGAGGACCCAGGCAAGGTGGAGAACTTCTACTATGAGATTGGAGCTCCCGAGCATCCGCAGGCACCTCCTAGCTATGCGCGACACAGCTACATGAACATGCGGCTGGACCTGGAGGGGAACTACCGACCTGCACCCAACGACCCAGCTCTGAACCAGAGACCAATGTCTAGAGGACACCATCCCCAGGCCCCTGCCGGCGGTCCCGTTGGAAGGGCACCACAGCTGTGGTCGGCAGAAGCGACGCGAGCTTGGGCTGTGGCCCATTCCCATGCCCACTCCcagtccttctccttctcccacgGGCACTCCCACCAACAGAGGCTCCCCCAGGAGAGCCATGGTCCGCGCTCCCAGCGCCAGGCTTCGTCCTCTGTCAGACTCTCCCGCAGCGAGCTGCACCCCATCCCGATCACCAACACCACTGGCACACCCCTGTCTGTGCACCAGCGCAGCTCAGCGCGTTCCCAACGCTCCCCCTCGGGGGAAGTCACTACCCCCCAACTGCACCCCTACTTTGAGAATGGCAAGGTGTGCTACCGCTACGTGGAGACCCCCAAAGGTGACGAGCCTGCGGCCTCCTCTCAGCACGCCTCGGCCAAACCCCTCCACTCTCAGCCAACCCAGCCCTCCCCTCCGCAGGCTCACAAGCCTCCACCCAAGGAGCAGTGCCAGTCGGAGCCCGTTTACATCAACTTCCCCTTCGCCAGTCCCCAGAACGTCGCAGCCGGTACCAAAGGCTGGCTAACCACCGACCTGGACGGTAACGCCACTCAGGTGTCCGAACCTCTGGCTCCACCTCCTGAGCCTCCACCGGAGGAGATGCAGGagtcaccacaccacacccctcagCTAGACAGCCCCTCCCACAACTTTGAAAGCCCCACCCACAACAGCCTAATCCCAGATTCCCGCTCCCTGGACATTCCGCCTGTCTCGTCGTCAGCTGCCTCCCACTTCCGGAGTCGTTCGGATCCGCAGAATTCCATCGCAGAGAAAAGCCAGGGTCCCAGTCAGAGCCTGAGCGGGAAGGAGATTGCCTCATTGCTGATCGAGAAGctggcagaagaggagagggaagggggtgCCTGCACCGTCGCGTCATCCTCTGCCTCGTCCTCACCTCACGTAGAGCACCCACCAAACCCTTATGccagtcagcagcagcagcagcagcagcagcagccgcctcCAGCATACAACGTCTACACTCCGGCGCCGACCCGCCAGAGTTCCCTTCGAGACCCGACGGGAGCCTTCCACCGCCAGGACCCCCTACGCAGGTCCTCGAGTGGTCAGTACCGGCAGGCGTTCGACGTCATGCCGTCTGGTGACCAGGTTCTGAAATACTACCGCAGTCAGGACTTCATGCCGGGCCCCCAGGGGGAGgcccctaaccttaacccctACCCCCCACGGACTCATTATCCAGACTCGGCTTATCAACACCGCGGACCCCAGGACCCACGCCTTCCGTACGCGGGTTCCCCGCACGCTTCTACCCCGCCGTCGGCAGCCTTCTCCAACCTGGCCCTGGGGACTCCGAGAGGGTACGCGAATCAACCCGGGGGCTTCCAGTACAGCCAGTACCCTgtccagcccagcccacagTATTCCAACACGCCGCGGCGGGACGTGGTGATGGATCCGTCGCTCCGACCCCCGGCCTATCGCAACCAGAGGGGACTGGCCCGACAAGGCAGCATACCTGGGCCTAACTGGTCCATCCACACCGAGGGCCAGACCAGGAGCTACTGCTGAACGGGAAGTGAGGCTTACAAAAAGCACACAAGGCACCAGGAGCACCCTGGCCGGCCCACAGCAAAAGCTCATCTTCCTTATCAACCTTTAAGACAAGTGTGAGACAAGTGTTCCACGGGTGAAGGGAGCAGCTTTAAAACGCATCTATGCCTACAGCACTACAGGGACTCGTCAGCGTTAGACCGTGTCACGACTTTAGGACTTTGAAGAAAGGCTTTACGTATCTCTCCCCTGAGGTGTAACAACTACAGCATTGAGAGTGATGACATCCATCAGGACTGGCAGCATCAATCAATAAGGGCCTCCGTCCAGTCTTACCCTGttaaccaccccaccccccctgcaaATGGCCTGGGACCGCCCATCCATCCTCCCCCACGTTACTTTCCTGACCTCTCTCACTTGACCGGACCAATGAAAATGCGGATGTGGCATGAATGAGGACAGATCAAAGAAAAGAACCGTTAAGTGGCTTAGATTTGAAAACATTCCAGAACAGACTGTGCTTGCCCAGCAGAGGGCGTAGGAGAAGCGTGTAGCTGCTATGCTTTATAGTGGAGTATCAGGTATTCCTGCACACCTAGGTTTTGttgactttattttttttttcaggtgtaGGTCTCATTGGTTTTCAGTTACTGTATCTCTCGCACACTATAGCACAGTAAAAACTGTACAGGGAAGTCAGTTTAGTATTTTGTTTCCTTGAGGAGACAGAAACAAATATTCTTTCAAAAGCTGCTGGTAATTTTAATGGACTTTCAAGGCTTTTTTAACTATTTCTCCATTTGAATATTGTGCTTCGACATGTTTTCAGTAGTTTTGTTAATTGCTTTTTACATTTGTAATTTATTTTAAGTTTTTCATTGTGAAGAAGTCATGTAATATAGTTTTCTGGGtttgttttttggttttgttttgattggattctttttgggtggggggggggggggggtgaatgtGAATAAGTAGAATTTGTTCGTCTTTATCCCTGAaaagtgtgtaagagtgaaCGATTTGCGTGCAAGTGTGCGCGCAtttctaggtgtgtgtgggtgcacttgagcgcgcgtgtgtgtgtttgtgtcctaaCAGCTTCGTCTGCCTCAAGGTAAGCTACAAAAAGCACATTGTTAAGATATGTTGCTGAAGGAAAACACTGCCTTGTGTTAAAAGAAGGTGATCAGTCTAAGGACCACTCATGTTCGCCTCATGGTtcgaccagtgtgtgtgtgtgcgtgtgcgtgtgtgtgtgtgtgtgtgtgtgtgggaattgTTTCGTGGTGTCGTGATCTAAATCTACACATCCTTCAAGgatgtctttcttctctcaaaCAGCCCCTAACAATAATCAGTCTTACTATCCACTGCCATCCCCAATGCATTGTGGTCTGTAATCAGCATGGACGTCTGTATGGTCGATGGATAGTATTTTTTTACTAAACTTTCTTTACTGTTCCATTGCGGTACAGTGTTTCTCCTTGGTCACTGCATGAAAGTGTATGTGGAAAATCTTTGGAATTTGTATTCTTCAATGGTACTGGTATGAaggtagataaaaaaaaatttgagTAGCTTATAGCTATTTTCTTCAAAATAGACCACTTGATCTCTATATCTAAATGGTAAATGATAAGCAAGGAATGCCAGATAAATAAATCGGTCATAAAGTGATCCTGtccgtaaacaaaacatatgatgAAGTGCTTGTCAGACATGCACATCGTATATTTTTGTGCTTCCTTCCTTTTTGTCCctaaattgtttacaacaggtAACTTACTCTAAGAGGTAAGCTGCGCCTGGGTAGACATATTAGAACAGTTCAAATCATTTCTGCCCAGTGCTCAGCAACTCCCTACCATGACCTCGTTATTCCGTTCCCACCAATAGCACTGGAAAATGAAGGGGCTGCGTTGTGGTTTTCTTTgggtgcagaaaaaaaaaaacactaaggaTGAGAAAAGGAAATACATAAAAATTTGTATCGGTTGTTCTTGAATGACGGCTAGATGTGGTAGCTTTTGTTAGCACCCGGCAGTCACTCAGTTCTTTTGGTGCCTTTTCAGGAGGAACAATCAGTCATCTGGAAACTGAACAGTAAAACAAAGGTGTTGAGGCGTGGCTGTGATCTCATCGGCAGCCTGTGAGCAAAACGAACGAACGAAAGCAGCTATCTTTGATCACAGCACCAGAGGGCCAATGCCCTCGACCCCAGCACATCTGTTGTCTCTGAGAATCTCTGTTGACGGAAGACAGCGttgcacacttttttttgtacGATGTAACTTAACCCTTGGTCTTAGACTTGGGCTAATCGCTGTGATGGTCTGAAAGGTACACGGTAGAGCATGTATGTTGTCTTGACATATTTTCTTGGTACAATGTgagccttggtgtgtgtgtgtggcagggtggggtggggtgaggggtgtctgtgtccgtgtgaaTGCTCCTTCTGTTGGACTCATATCTATGCAGTGAAGTACATTGAGACGTTCTTTCAAGTTGGAAACATCCTCCTTTAAAATGGCTATACTacctaagtgtgtatgtgtgtgtgtgagagagacagactgtgtgtgtgtgtgtgtgtgtgtgtgtgtgtgtatgtgttggtgtatgaACGCACTGTAACCTGAACTTTCAGTCCAATGTTCTCCCTTCGGCCTTAGAGCACTTTGCAAAAAAGGCAGTTCATCTTATTTTGTAATATTTTCCAATGTGTGAATAAAAAGTTGATGGACACATCGATGACACAATCTTGTCATTGCCTCCTCTGTTTTGAACAGTCATTTTTTTAAGCTACTGCTGTGACCTATAAACTATGACCttgtattttatagtttgtAGTATAAACCACACTACACATTGTCTAATGCATCACAGTATCATCAGTTTCCCAGGATTCTTTTATCCTCAGAAACAGTAGCTGAAGGACAAACAAGCAGGACTGACATTGTGACTGATGTTCAAATTATGTTTTTCACCATTTTTCAGCTAAAGTCCTTTTCTTCATTTCCTGTCTACTTTGTAGGTGTGCTGCTAAATCCCTTTATCCCGTGAAGTGACACGGTTTCAACTCTATCCTCCATTATCTGCTGTAATTTGAGTGGATGGGATTTTATCCAACACCCAGTTGTTTAACCCGATTGTCCAGTTCCAGCTGGCAGATCTGTGTACACCCCAAAGTAGcccatgaaaacaaacatcattCGGCTCTCCGCAAGTCAAGACACCGTTCCGTGGTCACAAACAAGGTGTGTAGTAACGGTTCTACGTGCTGGGTGTGTCACAGAAAAAACAGACTATTTTAATGGAATTCAAGTTATAAAACATGTCAAGACATTTTCAGACATGTATTTAAAAGTTCCATAGAAATtttaatacatacaaatatattatTCATTCAATAATGGAATGCTCAAATTAAGTGGGCAAACTGTAAAATATAGGCCgaaatattattttaaatattcagAACAGAAATGACATCTGGTAAAGCAAAGCTGAAATAAAGGTCATATTGTTCTTAGGCAGGTTCGTTTTTAGGcgtaaataatacaaatacaagtaAACCGACAAATATAAAGCCATTGCCATACTATTCCATAACAAGAGATAAACATATGAAGACAAACTGTAACATGGTAATCATCCCATGCTCCGTGGCTGCAGAAGAAATCCCCTTTCTTCAAATCTTTAGGTAGTACACCATGGTCAACAGCATGAGCCAGAACTAAAATGGACAACACTCCATGTTAGTGTATGCAGTTATGTTCTGTGTGTCTAAATTAAACAGGAATGCCACCCAATATAACCAAGCTTATATTTaaaataagaagaaaaagaaacctgttgaaatgcaTTATTCAGTTTTGACATGCAATGATATTGATAAGACGCCATAAAAATTAATTTCCTGAGAACATCCCTCTATCCTTACATGTAGCCTAACTGAATCTCCACATACTGCGCACAGGTAATACACAAGGCTTTTACCACATGAACAAATCACCTGGTGAACTTGAATGAACTGAAGTGATACGGTATCATGTATTTaaacttaaaaataaatgtcaagACTGGTCAGACGTGCTTCAAAGCACTCTGAATAAATCCATGACATTTTGTAAAATGTACGGAGGTTCTTTCTGAGAATCCCCCTGTTGCTTAATAATACCATGTAATGATCAGTTAGATCAATTATTACTCATGTGTTTAGTTTTAGAAATATGATTTGATTTGTATCATATTAGAAGTGAGACAATTAACTGGTCAAGACAACTCaccatgaacatgaggacagagAAGCCATACCAACTCACAGACCACGTGTACAGACTGAACACCGACTCGATGTGATCAAAGCAGCCCTGAGGAATTAAAGGTCACATCATTTACTTGATCAATCAACAGAAAACTCTTCCCAACCTTTCCATACTTTTCCCAACTTTTCCAGACTCTTCCCAACTTTTCCAGACTCTTCCCAACTTTTCCAGACTCTTCCCAACTATTCCAGACTGGGTCACCACACGGATggagcacagaacagcacagcagtagcagcactACAGTAGCCTGTCTCACTGGATGTTGGTTGATGAAGATGGGACTTGTTGAAATGTCAGTGGCTGATAACAGAGCCCCTCTATTTTGTGATAACAGTGACAATATAAAGTCTGCTAGCTTGAATGTTCCGAAAAAGTAATGCTAACAAAAGCTTTAATAAGTTTTAATATCAGACCCAAACTGAAGGGTAAACAAAGTGCACAGAGTTGAACGTATTGTGACTCCAGCTGGGAGTCACATGAAATGTTTTGCTAATTAATTACtcattattattcattattacaaattatttatctttttaaccacTTGTGTGCCAAAGTGAGACCTATTCTGGTGCACTGCAGTCTCTCTGTACGAAATGTGACTTTCCAGTGGGGATTCTCCACAGGCTGTTCAACCCACCTTGGAGAACATGGTGCTGTTCAACCCACCTTGGAGAACAGGGTGCTGTTCAACCCACCTTGGAGAACAGGGTGCTGTTCAACCCTATCTTGCAGCCCTCCACATCTGCCACCTCATGGTTGCTGAGTCTCTTGCAGCACTGCTGGGGCCAGGGGTACTCTGTGCCAAACTCCGTCCGGAACGTGGAGTTGTAGTCTATCCAGTCCTGTGGACTGTCTGCTCCGCAACATCCAACCTGAAGGCaggagaagatgaagatgaagatgaaggaaGAGAAATGTGTCCAGTTCATCACATCTGTAGTATAATCCATGTTGCAGTGTGGAATAAGCATGAGGACAAAATTCGGAAAGATTTCATCATGATTCCCTAAAAAATGAATGGCCCTGTGGATACAGTGTCCCAGTTGAGATAGGATAAAGGAATGTCTTTACAGTACATGTACTTAGATCCCCAAGAACAGATCTGTTGTGCACTTTCAGTATTTAAGTAAGAAGTTATGTTTTTAGAAATTGCAAAGAATGAAAGCTAATTTGGTATAGTTGAAGGAAATCTGTGAATCTGAAAAGGGTCCTTAGGTCCCTAGCTGTGATAAGAATATAACTGAACTGATGATGGCCAGTAAAGACATCCGTTAGCTGACATATGACCCAGAGTCCTTCACCGCATACAGGTCACCAATTTCTCATGACAAGGCAAGAGTGTCCTGATTCCATGTTTCCCACACGCCACTCCTGTAAACCGGTTCTTTTACTAACACCGAAACAACTAGGCATGCTGTGTCAGGTCAATACAGAAGACACATAGGGTGGTATAATTGcactgacactgtgtgtgtgtgtgtgtgtgagagagagagggcgtgacacacacacaccctctctcacacacacacacattcacaacacagTACCTCAAAATCAAGAGGATTCAGTCAACTCTCAGAATGTACACACCCCAACTATTCAAGTTGTAAGGTGGCTAGTAACTGCTCACCTCACGCATCACCCTGTTCCAGGTCGCTGTGATCTGTTGCCCCGCAAAACTGTCATCGGCATAATATTTTAGCATCTGCTTCTTCACCAGGTTGCTGTTACCCACCAGCTATAATCAAAGGGGAGGATATGAGAGATTAAAACATGAAAGGAGGTGGCCCGACACAACTGTAGTTCTAAGGGCTGTAGATATCACTACGCACTTCAGAACGTAAACTACATCTCAGAAAGCTACAGAAGTTATGTCCTATCAGACCCTTCCCCAAAGTACTCACATAGTCTCTGTGGGTGGCTGCTGTGATGCAGGAAGCACATTCGAAGATGAAGATTATAAACATCAATATCAGGTACtgtcagaaaaagaaaaaccctcGCTCAGGTTAATTAAAAGATGGCTACACAACTGGTCTATGTGTTACGTGCTCTTTCCCAGGCACACATGAGAAGCATGACACACGTGTAAAAACTTCTCATTCATCTCTGTTTGGCATATGTCCTTACCAGTAGGACGAGGAGACGGCTATGCTTTACCACAGCCAAGATGCCAAATACAGTGGTGCAGAAGAAGGCAAAGCCTGTGAAAATGGCTATCCAAGCCCCAGCAAAGATATCATCCTTCCCTGAGACCCCCGATATTGGATACAGCTCATATCCATCCACTGCCACCCAAATGGCCAGGGCAAAAAGAGCAAGGCTTGCTGCCTGTTGGTGCGAATACAAATTATTAATTACAGTGTCAGTCGGAGTAAGTGGTGAGATAAGCTTTAGAAataatggagaaaaaaaggttATTACTAAGAGAAACTTCAAGATGTTATACAAGGAAACTTACAGCCCCAAATGAATttaaaagaatgagaaagaccATAAAGCAAGTGTTTCCTCCATCAGCCATGGTGGCAACGTGTGAGCCTCAAATGACCTATCTATGGAGAAAGTATAAGCAATGGCATTTTTTGAAATAGCATTTAATAAGGATAAGTATTGAGTCCACAACGTTGGTCCACGCCATTACTACACACAATGTTAAAGACAGCAAGCCAAAAAGGCGTCTGACCAATTCAAAAGTTACAATTATCTAATTAAGAGCTATGGAAGTAGGCTaatgttttgtgaaacaatATTAGGCTGCTTTAAATTCCTCTTGTGCTATAAAAGCAATTCTAAAAAGGGCATTTACAGCACAAGTTAAGAAAATGTTTAACGAAATGTAACATCATTCCTTACCTGCTCACGGCTCTCAAAGACCGCACCTGTCGCTCCCGCTACGCTCACTTCTTGTAGAGACTTGATCCAGTTGATGATAGGTGGATAACTATATGGTGACGTAAGTGTCCTCATATTTTCAGTGAACGAATATACCGTCACTGTATTCAGCTGCTTCTTAAAAAAATATAGACTTAATAG
The DNA window shown above is from Clupea harengus chromosome 11, Ch_v2.0.2, whole genome shotgun sequence and carries:
- the arhgap33 gene encoding rho GTPase-activating protein 33 isoform X4 is translated as MCSPLTLEHSVMQRRDTVSGPQWVRKFAMFVRALSLSDMPGGLSLPVMQLSLPARSTDNLDSSGEPTTRSVGTTANLKGKMSKRLSVVKGHFPKLADCAHFHYENVDFSSIELQFAIEQTDASWTLGSAKDLVFLVQVSCQGKTWMVRRSYEEFRTLDAHLHQCIYDRRYSQLLPLPPLSEIGDKVEIFTPLLSEYLSRLSMVVDNKLNCGPVLTWMEIDNHGNRFLLKEEASLNVPAIAAAHVIKRYTAQASDEISIEVGDILSVIDMPPKEDTSWWRGKHGFQVGFFPSECVELINERPQTSKLEVDGVATKPGAGSAGEPSSPTSVSKKHGKLMGFLRTFMKSRPTKQKLKQRGILKERVFGCDLGEHLLNSGQDVPQVLKSCSEFLEKHGVVDGIYRHSGVSSNIQKLRHEFDSENVPDLTKELYMQDIHCVGSLCKLYFRELPNPLLTYQLYEKFADCMGEMTEDERMVKVHDVIQQLPPPHYRTLEYLIKHLALLATCSEETNMHIKNLAIVWAPNLLRSMEIEVVGLSGAADPFKEVRIQSVVVEFLLTNVDVLFSDSFTSVGRFTAGRQSLTRPKSFVSTRLLSLEEAQARTQAPLLLQGAPLPFQGKFHTVLDLPEDRRKRGMKVRKSAGGSWKTFFAIGKPAGSGRRKPMRISSLFQPATSHAGVRVDSVTLRSAKSEESLSSQHSGAGPGKLQRLRRPRSSSDGLSLAASLDPQLLPQRPPSRLPSSRSYDSLLPEERRRVAEQEEEEEEDEDDGEEEDEDAVYMLPDFSQDPAAAWMAEDVIDFSPTFLEDGPVGLGGGASAVGGGRESPPAATPPPYRCLSHQGHSHSSSQRSVTEDPDSVLNQSEAGPRRSLILAATAPQTQVYCQHRPSAAAAGPTHLAEPGGSPSHSQTPSAAGSAPTAPPPQERRSFTRKMVHALSPKAPKSPPLDISDPIAISVPAKVLEMIGGRAGELQPVAQGGGPSQPPQMISMLLRSCDFQLTESCQQEISSKLGHEAKIKGPSIMGPTGVPLPTQQPPPPPPKNPARLMALALTESANKALRHGASPPYRPPQPKTPSDTADPRFQRSLSADASELLSSDPNQLYSTVRPLSVWMSEGDGTSAAEQAGEADQEQEPRSPPGQDTGTLSSTTSVSDSGASNSELSAGSSSGDGDQTPSPIYKNQQLSPPAHAAGPPPSKPSPSSASSSDAPPQRKPPAYSRQFSAPHLQQQKSPAPGGLSKPITPQPPNPTHSHLLHSRSESSPLAQVRAFQPTRPKLPPKPQDLAPQRGQLARPDRQDYSRRSLDAGRVRRMLSQPQGTPPGLSRAFSERVAGTSDLLARYHAARTAGQPLPPPPPPQQQQQQPPPAYIRPVPSSSEDPGKVENFYYEIGAPEHPQAPPSYARHSYMNMRLDLEGNYRPAPNDPALNQRPMSRGHHPQAPAGGPVGRAPQLWSAEATRAWAVAHSHAHSQSFSFSHGHSHQQRLPQESHGPRSQRQASSSVRLSRSELHPIPITNTTGTPLSVHQRSSARSQRSPSGEVTTPQLHPYFENGKVCYRYVETPKGDEPAASSQHASAKPLHSQPTQPSPPQAHKPPPKEQCQSEPVYINFPFASPQNVAAGTKGWLTTDLDGNATQVSEPLAPPPEPPPEEMQESPHHTPQLDSPSHNFESPTHNSLIPDSRSLDIPPVSSSAASHFRSRSDPQNSIAEKSQGPSQSLSGKEIASLLIEKLAEEEREGGACTVASSSASSSPHVEHPPNPYASQQQQQQQQQPPPAYNVYTPAPTRQSSLRDPTGAFHRQDPLRRSSSGQYRQAFDVMPSGDQVLKYYRSQDFMPGPQGEAPNLNPYPPRTHYPDSAYQHRGPQDPRLPYAGSPHASTPPSAAFSNLALGTPRGYANQPGGFQYSQYPVQPSPQYSNTPRRDVVMDPSLRPPAYRNQRGLARQGSIPGPNWSIHTEGQTRSYC